A stretch of Ipomoea triloba cultivar NCNSP0323 chromosome 11, ASM357664v1 DNA encodes these proteins:
- the LOC115996955 gene encoding uncharacterized protein LOC115996955, with translation MASSSSSYFLLLCLSMFLAVSSLGKAMAYDYDYDYSGYESYDDDEPHFDYPQMPPPEPEDGGDHDNEHDNDNPPPPPAAAAESEDGGDCSYVHAEDIPPPPPSPEDCPGVVERLSACQEYLNGHNDLPSPPCCDNLESMFSIGVNVCECVKDLQDSFKQIRADDIFKKCGFSLPYFSMSRKTCGFSLPFSSLGNAMSYGFDYSGFGFPDDDEPDFYYPQSPPPPPPESEDGGGCLSSVGSAWVDDFFNPDDYLFPSDGEEPAAACDYVNRYFPACEDFLDGSIVFPRSACCSNLLILRGITYEVGPQKICQCIEDLKMTFVESRIKEVYEKCDVHLNFPISEHMDCSR, from the exons atggcttcttcttcttcttcctatttTCTCCTTCTGTGCCTTTCAATGTTTCTTGCGGTTTCGAGTCTGGGCAAGGCAATGGCCTACGACTACGACTACGACTATAGCGGCTACGAATCCTACGATGATGATGAGCCTCACTTCGATTACCCCCAGATGCCGCCGCCGGAGCCGGAAGACGGCGGCGATCACGATAACGAACATGACAACGATAACcccccgccgccgccggcggcggcggcggagtcGGAAGACGGCGGCGATTGCAGTTATGTACATGCCGAGGATATCcccccgccgccgccgtcgccgGAGGATTGCCCGGGCGTGGTCGAACGTCTGTCGGCGTGCCAAGAGTACCTCAACGGACACAATGATTTGCCGTCGCCGCCGTGCTGCGACAACCTAGAATCCATGTTCAGCATCGGCGTAAATGTGTGCGAGTGCGTGAAGGACTTGCAGGATTCCTTCAAGCAAATCCGGGCcgatgatatttttaaaaagtgtggTTTTTCACTTCCATACTTCTCTATGTCCCGAAAAACATGTGGTTTTTCACTTCCAT TTTCGAGTCTGGGCAACGCAATGTCCTACGGCTTCGACTATAGCGGCTTCGGATTCCCCGATGATGACGAACCTGACTTCTATTACCCCCAGTcgccgcctccgccgccgccggagTCGGAAGATGGCGGCGGTTGCC TTTCAAGTGTGGGCAGCGCGTGGGTGGACGACTTTTTTAACCCTGACGACTACCTATTTCCGTCGGACGGAGAGGAGCCGGCGGCGGCGTGCGACTACGTGAACCGTTATTTTCCGGCGTGCGAAGATTTCCTGGACGGAAGCATAGTTTTCCCGCGGTCGGCGTGTTGCAGTAACCTGCTTATCCTACGTGGCATCACCTACGAGGTGGGCCCTCAGAAGATTTGCCAGTGCATCGAAGACTTGAAGATGACTTTTGTGGAGTCTCGGATCAAAGAGGTCTACGAGAAGTGTGATGTTCACCTCAACTTTCCCATCTCCGAACACATGGACTGTTCTAGGTAG
- the LOC115997543 gene encoding putative E3 ubiquitin-protein ligase RING1a produces the protein MPAQKRYSSNYQDEDDDESLYEPQQRRNQRRRGKQSRRRGGGGGGEQSRAPEEELQQQQQRIQLERGEQGRAELEELAPNHDQESIRESSEDDSDGSGTDPEDFDELISVSRSDIRGNVQCPICLGIIKRTRVVMGCQHRFCRECIDKSMRLGNNECPACRIHCASRRSLRDDPIFDAIIKAIYPDVEKYEEEELVFHEEERALNQQIQASIAQISQRQSEALNKRRKLNKELITTSTPRGSRNYQNSYSRRRRNSQTTEPHQSNHNESEDDPEHKSPTNEHGTQIKPRRCNRRTETPSNQAYASPSAINPEDGHRENSAERIRENPDDSSGHVTPVLKPEAFTWGRGGVRSHVRHGNAGSSRNGHANRLSKLTNYLKSGQRNECQQDAHLQLVSLNVEETPSLDKPYLCCDSNLSINDIREHIAHEVKSQTKDIEIVSMEEKDNENSPNQNSSNSSSELQILPGQETLAGIQSNYHSSKDLTLGYMQKKSNICILD, from the exons ATGCCGGCGCAGAAGCGGTATTCGTCGAATTATCAGGACGAGGACGATGATGAGAGCTTGTATGAGCCCCAACAGCGGCGGAATCAACGCCGCCGTGGGAAGCAATCTCGACGTCGcggtggtggcggcggcgggGAACAAAGCCGAGCTCCGGAAGAGGAGCTACAGCAACAGCAGCAACGAATCCAGCTAGAAAGGGGAGAGCAGGGACGGGCGGAGCTGGAGGAGCTGGCGCCCAATCATGATCAGGAATCAATCAGAGAATCTTCTGAGGATG ATTCTGATGGGAGTGGAACTGATCCTGAAGACTTTGACGA GTTGATTTCTGTGTCACGATCGGATATTCGTGGCAATGTACAATGCCCAATATGCCTAG GTATCATCAAGAGAACTCGTGTTGTGATGGGGTGCCAACACCGTTTTTGCAGGGAGTGCATTGATAAGTCAATGAGATTGGG GAACAACGAGTGTCCTGCCTGCCGCATACACTGTGCTAGTCGGCGTTCGTTAAGAGACGATCCCATCTTTGATGCAATAATTAAGGCAATATATCCAGATGTTGAGAAGTATGAAGAGGAG GAACTTGTGTTTCATGAAGAGGAGAGAGCACTTAATCAGCAG ATCCAAGCGTCCATTGCCCAAATTTCTCAACGACAATCAGAAGCATTAAACAAGAGGCGGAAATTGAATAAAGAGCTGATTACTACATCTACACCCAGAGGATCTCGTAATTATCAGAATTCTTattcaagaagaagaagaaacagcCAGACCACTGAACCTCACCAATCCAATCATAATGAGAGTGAAGATGATCCTGAGCACAAATCTCCAACTAATGAACATGGGACACAAATCAAGCCCAGGAGATGCAACAGACGCACAGAAACCCCATCCAACCAGGCTTATGCATCACCATCAGCCATCAATCCAGAAGATGGACACAGGGAAAATTCTGCTGAAAGAATCAGAGAAAATCCAGATGATTCCTCTGGACATGTTACACCTGTACTAAAGCCAGAAGCATTTACTTGGGGCCGAGGTGGTGTGAGGAGTCATGTCCGACATGGCAATGCTGGTAGCAGCAGAAATGGTCATGCGAACCGGTTATCCAAGTTAACTAATTATCTTAAGAGTGGACAGAGAAATGAATGCCAG CAAGACGCACACCTTCAGCTTGTTTCCTTGAATGTAGAAGAAACACCGAGTTTGGACAAGCCCTACCTTTGCTGTGATTCAAATTTGTCAATtaatgacatccgtgaa caTATTGCTCATGAGGTAAAATCACAGACAAAGGACATTGAGATAGTGTCAATGGAGGAAAAGGACAATGAAAATAGTCCTAatcaaaactcatcaaactCGTCCAGTGAGCTGCAAATTTTGCCAGGCCAAGAAACCTTGGCTGGGATTCAATCCAACTACCATTCTAGCAAGGACTTG ACCCTAGGATACATGCAAAAGAAGTCCAACATATGCATCTTGGATTAA
- the LOC115997384 gene encoding squamosa promoter-binding protein 1-like — MGRSGAMEEDLLRDEDNKKRRGGSHHGRKGGENSYGGGGSMRCCQVEKCSADLSDAKQYHRRHKVCEHHAKAQVVIIAGLRQRFCQQCSRFHEVGEFDDAKRSCRRRLAGHNERRRKNSAVDSHAAEEGTSQKVDEHGRI, encoded by the exons ATGGGGAGAAGTGGTGCAATGGAGGAGGACTTGCTGCGGGATGAAGACAATAAGAAGAGGAGAGGGGGCAGCCATCATGGTAGGAAAGGTGGAGAGAATAGCTATGGCGGCGGGGGATCAATGAGGTGTTGCCAAGTTGAAAAGTGCAGTGCTGATCTGAGCGATGCTAAGCAGTACCATAGGCGGCATAAGGTCTGTGAGCACCATGCTAAGGCTCAGGTCGTCATCATCGCCGGTCTCCGGCAACGTTTTTGCCAGCAATGCAGCCG ATTCCATGAGGTGGGGGAATTCGATGATGCCAAGAGGAGTTGCCGGAGGCGTCTGGCCGGACACAACGAGCGGCGGAGGAAGAATTCGGCGGTGGATTCCCATGCAGCTGAAGAAGGCACCAGCCAAAAAGTTGATGAACACGGAAGGATAtga
- the LOC115997345 gene encoding mitotic checkpoint serine/threonine-protein kinase BUB1 has translation MAVISKISADATATATSVEDPLVPWLWSIKKALDSQSSGGSNSDEDLDRIVSDCVQTFKTDPRYQNDVRFLQIWFLYMDGSSDYDSVFREMLQNKICLSNCMLYEKYALLLEAKCRLIDAFMVYHLGISRNAEPLGRLKKAQVLFLERVSEFRMANGSLQKDTQSENGEPCVNPWLISVIKNLLQKLNPQILKYDGYHLSKKAYPGKVSLSTLLKSGRNKTIDLGGFAYQIKGCAGKGGFAQVFKAYFDSNPDEVVALKIQKPAFPWEFYMYRQLDIRIPQKERLNFGFAHRLHLYSDYSILVSDFVAHGTLQDAINSNAVIGGSMEEILCIYYTTEMLCMLETLHGAAIIHGDFKPDNLLIRYARDDLTEDKEALCNRTGPWHDQGLCLVDWGRGIDLSLFPEKTQFIGDCRTSGFRCIEMQENKPWTFQVDTYGLCVIVHMMLYNSYMEIDKRTARGGGGYIYQPKSHLKRYWNIKLWENLFTKLLNPDPNEDHQTLLKNLRESFQDYMCSDPQLLKRLRQLLLKQKSSLCSS, from the exons ATGGCTGTCATTTCCAAAATCTCGGCGgacgccaccgccaccgccacctcCGTTGAGGATCCTCTTGTTCCTTGGCTCTG GTCAATTAAGAAAGCACTGGATTCTCAAAGCTCAGGCGGAAGCAACAGTGATGAAGATCTCGATCGGATTGTTTCAGATTGCGTCCAGACCTTCAAAACGGATCCTCGGTACCAGAATGACGTCAGATTTCTCCAGATTTGGTTTCTCTAC ATGGATGGGAGTTCAGATTATGACAGTGTTTTCAGAGAAATGTTGCAGAATAAGATTTGTTTGTCCAATTGTATGCTTTATGAGAAGTATGCGTTGCTCCTGGAGGCGAAATGCAGGTTGATTGATGCATTTATGGTTTACCACTTGGGCATTTCAAG AAATGCTGAGCCGCTAGGCAGGTTGAAGAAGGCGCAAGTTTTGTTTCTTGAAAGAGTGTCTGAATTCAGAATGGCAAATGGTTCACTACAGAAG GACACTCAATCAGAGAATGGTGAACCTTGTGTGAATCCATGGCTGATCTCAGTCATTAAGAATCTGCTGCAGAAGCTGAACCCTCAGATATTGAAATATGAT GGATATCATCTGAGCAAAAAGGCTTACCCTGGGAAGGTGTCATTATCTACTTTGCTGAAATCAGGCAGGAATAAAACCATTGATTTAG gtGGTTTTGCATACCAAATCAAAGGGTGTGCGGGTAAGGGTGGATTTGCACAGGTGTTTAAAGCATACTTTGATAGTAATCCAGATGAGGTTGTTGCACTAAAG ATTCAAAAACCAGCTTTCCCTTGGGAATTTTACATGTATCGTCAACTGGACATAcggattccacaaaaggag AGGTTGAATTTTGGCTTTGCCCATCGGTTGCATCTTTATTCAGACTACAGCATACTGGTCTCTGATTTTGTGGCTCATGGGACACTTCAG GATGCCATAAATTCTAATGCAGTGATTGGAGGTTCCATGGAAGAAATATTATGCATTTATTACACCACAGAGATGCTCTGCATGTTGGAAACCCTACATGGTGCTGCAATTATCCATGGTGACTTCAAGCCTGATAATCTGCTTATTCGTTATGCAAG GGATGACCTAACAGAAGATAAAGAAGCTTTATGTAACCGCACTGGTCCATGGCATGACCAG GGACTTTGTCTTGTTGATTGGGGTAGGGGAATTGATCTCAGCCTCTTCCCTGAAAAGACACAATTTATAGGGGACTGTCGAACATCTGGCTTTCGTTGCATTGAAATGCAAGAGAATAAGCCATGGACATTTCAG GTGGATACATATGGCCTATGTGTGATTGTTCATATGATGCTTTACAATTCCTACATGGAGATTGACAAAAGAACAGCTCGTGGTGGTGGTGGCTACATCTATCAGCCCAAGTCACATTTAAAACG GTACTGGAACATTAAACTGTGGGAGAATTTATTCACCAAGTTACTTAACCCCGATCCTAACGAAGATCACCAGACATTGTTGAAGAATCTGAGGGAGTCATTTCAAGATTATATGTGCTCAGATCCCCAGTTGCTTAAGAGGCTCAGACAATTATTACTGAAGCAAAAATCTTCCTTATGTTCTTCTTAA
- the LOC115996240 gene encoding leucine-rich repeat extensin-like protein 4, producing the protein MASSLPFSSTASALVLLLLILSSFKISSPKKNVEHEEAALHPGHHSHSSTNATTASPRLQQAYVAFQAWKKVIYSDPHNITSNWEGSSVCNYTGVYCAPFPNDTSIQVVAGIDLNHADIAGFLPDELGLLTDLALIHLNSNRFCGIIPETLSNLALLFELDLSNNRFVGPFPSVVLSLPSLKYLDLRYNEFEGQLPSELFSRNLDAIFVNNNRFSSMIPSNLGSSSASVVVFANNYFGGCLPPSIANFANTLEELLLINTSLSGCLPPEVGDLYKLRVLDVSHNDLIGPIPYSIAGLSHLEILNLGHNMFRGNVPEGVCDLPNLSNFTLSYNFFCEEDGMCSNLTSKGIMFDDRRNCLPEKPLQRSKKECDAAYEHPVDCLADGHCGA; encoded by the coding sequence ATGGCTTCTTCACTGCCCTTTTCCTCCACTGCAAGTGCCCTGGTTCTTCTGCTGCTAATTCTTTCCTCCTTCAAGATTTCATCTCCCAAGAAGAATGTTGAACACGAGGAGGCCGCCCTTCATCCTGGCCACCATAGCCACTCATCCACCAATGCAACAACAGCGAGCCCGAGGCTTCAGCAGGCCTATGTGGCTTTCCAAGCTTGGAAGAAGGTGATCTACTCTGATCCCCACAACATCACTTCCAACTGGGAAGGATCTTCAGTCTGCAACTACACAGGTGTTTACTGTGCACCCTTCCCTAATGACACTTCAATCCAAGTGGTGGCTGGGATTGACCTAAACCATGCAGACATAGCCGGTTTCTTGCCTGATGAGCTTGGGCTCCTCACAGACCTTGCATTGATCCATCTAAACAGTAACAGGTTCTGTGGAATCATCCCTGAAACTCTCTCCAATCTCGCTCTTCTCTTCGAGCTCGATCTCAGTAACAACAGATTCGTAGGCCCTTTCCCTTCTGTAGTCCTGTCTTTGCCTTCCCTGAAATACCTTGATCTTCGTTACAATGAGTTCGAGGGGCAGCTGCCCTCGGAGCTCTTCAGCAGAAACCTCGACGCCATCTTTGTCAACAACAACCGCTTCTCTTCCATGATCCCATCAAACCTCGGGTCAAGCTCGGCCTCTGTTGTTGTGTTTGCCAACAACTATTTTGGAGGATGCCTTCCCCCTAGCATAGCCAATTTCGCCAACACCCTCGAGGAGCTCTTGCTCATCAACACCAGTTTATCAGGCTGCCTGCCGCCTGAAGTGGGAGATTTATACAAACTGAGAGTTTTAGATGTTAGCCATAATGATCTGATAGGGCCAATACCTTATAGCATTGCAGGGCTGTCCCACTTGGAGATCCTAAATTTAGGGCATAATATGTTCAGAGGAAATGTGCCAGAAGGGGTCTGTGACTTGCCCAACCTATCAAACTTCACATTATCTTACAATTTCTTCTGCGAAGAAGATGGGATGTGTAGCAACCTTACATCGAAGGGCATCATGTTCGATGACCGGAGAAACTGTTTGCCCGAGAAGCCATTGCAGAGAAGCAAGAAGGAATGTGATGCAGCATATGAGCACCCTGTAGACTGCCTTGCTGATGGCCACTGTGGTgcatga